A part of Larimichthys crocea isolate SSNF chromosome VII, L_crocea_2.0, whole genome shotgun sequence genomic DNA contains:
- the LOC109137402 gene encoding delta(3,5)-Delta(2,4)-dienoyl-CoA isomerase, mitochondrial produces MSSADGVSPSYTTLSISHPAEFITHVELHRPEKLNSMNRAFWSEMVDCFNEIAMNSDCRVVVLSGAGKFFTAGIDLTDVASDVLSPEGDDAARISWNIRKKLFKFQEAFSVIERCPKPVVVAIHGACIGGGVDLISACDIRMCTQDAWFQVKEVDIGLAADVGTLQRLPKVIGSRSLVNELALTARKMFADEAKSSGLVSRVFADKEAMMAGALEMAGEIAARSPVAVQGTKINLIYSRDHSVTEGLDYMATWNMSMLQTQDVMKSAQAAMEKKSPKSVVFSKF; encoded by the exons ATGTCGTCTGCAGACGGTGTCAGCCCTTCTTACACCACCCTCTCCATCAGCCACCCGGCGGAGTTCATCACTCATGTGGAGCTTCACCGTCCGGAGAAACTCAACTCCATGAACAGAGCGTTCTGGAG TGAGATGGTGGATTGCTTTAATGAGATCGCCATGAACTCAGACTGCAGAGTGGTCGTGCTTTCTGGAGCCGGAAAGTTCTTCACAGCTG GTATCGACCTGACTGACGTGGCCAGCGATGTGCTCAGTCCAGAGGGCGACGACGCGGCCAGAATTTCTTGGAACATCAGAAAAAAACTCTTCAAGTTTCAGGAGGCGTTCTCCGTCATCGAGAGG TGTCCGAAGCCTGTTGTGGTGGCCATCCATGGAGCGTGTATCGGGGGAG GCGTTGACCTGATCTCAGCCTGTGACATTCGGATGTGTACGCAGGACGCCTGGTTCCAGGTGAAG GAGGTCGATATCGGACTTGCAGCAGATGTTGGAACTCTCCAGAGACTTCCTAAAGTCATCGGCAGCCGCAG CCTCGTGAACGAGTTGGCTCTGACAGCGAGgaagatgtttgcagatgaagCCAAGAGCAGCGGACTGGTCAG CCGAGTGTTTGCAGATAAGGAGGCCATGATGGCCGGAGCTCTGGAGATGGCCGGGGAGATCGCTGCTCGCAGCCCTGTAGCTGTGCAGGGCACCAAAATCAACCTCATCTACTCCAGAGACCACAGCGTGACGGAGGGACTGGACTACATG GCTACCTGGAACATGAGCATGCTTCAGACTCAAGATGTGATGAAGTCCGCTCAGGCCgccatggagaagaagagtCCTAAGAGCGTAGTCTTCTCCAAgttttaa
- the LOC104938714 gene encoding delta(3,5)-Delta(2,4)-dienoyl-CoA isomerase, mitochondrial isoform X2 has translation MWSVMVRSAVSRYLSGKWFSSQAVVRAMSTSTGASSPYTTLSISHPAEFITHVELHRPEKLNSMNRAFWSEMVDCFNEIAMNSDCRVVVVSGAGRLFTAGIDLVDMASDVLSPEGDDTARISWNLRKTIVKYQETFTVIERCPKPVVVAIHGACIGGGVDLMTACDIRLCTQDAWFQVKEVDIGLAADVGTLQRLPKVIGSRSLVNELALTARKMYADEAKSSGLVSRVFADKEAMMAGALEMAGEIAARSPVAVQGTKINLIYSRDHSVTEGLDYMATWNMSMLQTQDVMKSAQAAMEKKSPKSVVFSKL, from the exons ATGTGGTCTGTGATGGTCAGGTCAGCTGTGAGCAGAT ACCTCAGTGGGAAGTGGTTCAGCAGTCAGGCTGTGGTCAGGGCCATGTCGACTTCAACCGGTGCCAGTTCTCCCTACACCACCCTCTCCATCAGCCACCCGGCGGAGTTCATCACCCATGTGGAGCTTCACCGCCCGGAGAAACTCAACTCCATGAACAGAGCGTTCTGGAG TGAGATGGTGGATTGCTTTAATGAGATCGCCATGAACTCAGACTGCAGAGTGGTCGTGGTTTCTGGAGCCGGGAGGCTCTTCACAGCTG GTATCGACCTGGTTGACATGGCCAGCGATGTGCTCAGTCCAGAGGGCGACGACACGGCCAGAATCTCGTGGAACCTCAGAAAAACAATCGTCAAGTATCAGGAGACGTTCACAGTCATCGAGAGG tGTCCAAAGCCTGTTGTGGTGGCCATCCATGGAGCGTGTATCGGGGGAG GCGTCGACCTGATGACAGCCTGTGACATCCGTCTGTGTACGCAGGACGCCTGGTTCCAGGTGAAG GAGGTCGATATCGGACTCGCAGCAGATGTTGGAACTCTCCAGAGACTTCCTAAAGTCATCGGCAGCCGCAG CCTCGTGAACGAGTTGGCTCTGACAGCGAGGAAGATGTACGCTGATGAAGCCAAGAGCAGCGGACTGGTCAG CCGAGTGTTTGCAGATAAGGAGGCCATGATGGCCGGAGCTCTGGAGATGGCCGGGGAGATCGCTGCTCGCAGCCCTGTAGCTGTGCAGGGCACCAAAATCAACCTCATCTACTCCAGAGACCACAGCGTGACGGAGGGACTGGACTACATG GCTACCTGGAACATGAGCATGCTTCAGACTCAAGATGTGATGAAGTCCGCTCAGGCCgccatggagaagaagagtCCTAAGAGCGTAGTCTTCTCCAAACTCTAA
- the LOC104938714 gene encoding delta(3,5)-Delta(2,4)-dienoyl-CoA isomerase, mitochondrial isoform X1 → MNRVFISVNGNARVTLLCDSFCVVAKIVTTPGQDLTETDLSGKWFSSQAVVRAMSTSTGASSPYTTLSISHPAEFITHVELHRPEKLNSMNRAFWSEMVDCFNEIAMNSDCRVVVVSGAGRLFTAGIDLVDMASDVLSPEGDDTARISWNLRKTIVKYQETFTVIERCPKPVVVAIHGACIGGGVDLMTACDIRLCTQDAWFQVKEVDIGLAADVGTLQRLPKVIGSRSLVNELALTARKMYADEAKSSGLVSRVFADKEAMMAGALEMAGEIAARSPVAVQGTKINLIYSRDHSVTEGLDYMATWNMSMLQTQDVMKSAQAAMEKKSPKSVVFSKL, encoded by the exons ATGAACAGAGTCTTCATCAGTGTGAATGGAAACGCCCGGGTGACGTTGTTGTGTGACTCTTTTTGTGTGGTGGCCAAAATAGTTACAACACCAGGACAGGatctgacagagacag ACCTCAGTGGGAAGTGGTTCAGCAGTCAGGCTGTGGTCAGGGCCATGTCGACTTCAACCGGTGCCAGTTCTCCCTACACCACCCTCTCCATCAGCCACCCGGCGGAGTTCATCACCCATGTGGAGCTTCACCGCCCGGAGAAACTCAACTCCATGAACAGAGCGTTCTGGAG TGAGATGGTGGATTGCTTTAATGAGATCGCCATGAACTCAGACTGCAGAGTGGTCGTGGTTTCTGGAGCCGGGAGGCTCTTCACAGCTG GTATCGACCTGGTTGACATGGCCAGCGATGTGCTCAGTCCAGAGGGCGACGACACGGCCAGAATCTCGTGGAACCTCAGAAAAACAATCGTCAAGTATCAGGAGACGTTCACAGTCATCGAGAGG tGTCCAAAGCCTGTTGTGGTGGCCATCCATGGAGCGTGTATCGGGGGAG GCGTCGACCTGATGACAGCCTGTGACATCCGTCTGTGTACGCAGGACGCCTGGTTCCAGGTGAAG GAGGTCGATATCGGACTCGCAGCAGATGTTGGAACTCTCCAGAGACTTCCTAAAGTCATCGGCAGCCGCAG CCTCGTGAACGAGTTGGCTCTGACAGCGAGGAAGATGTACGCTGATGAAGCCAAGAGCAGCGGACTGGTCAG CCGAGTGTTTGCAGATAAGGAGGCCATGATGGCCGGAGCTCTGGAGATGGCCGGGGAGATCGCTGCTCGCAGCCCTGTAGCTGTGCAGGGCACCAAAATCAACCTCATCTACTCCAGAGACCACAGCGTGACGGAGGGACTGGACTACATG GCTACCTGGAACATGAGCATGCTTCAGACTCAAGATGTGATGAAGTCCGCTCAGGCCgccatggagaagaagagtCCTAAGAGCGTAGTCTTCTCCAAACTCTAA